The sequence ATGCCTCCAGTTAAGCCAACAATATAAGTCATATGATTTTCCATAAAAAAATTTCCAATATTATACAAAATAACGCTAGTAAGAATCAGTTCTCCAAGCACAATGTTCAGTGAGGCATAACAAATTAGTTTGTCTACATTAGATAGCCTTTACATATTGAAAAATAAAAGAAAAATATAACCATGGAAAAATAACAACCCAAAGAAATGCACTAATGACAACAATAAATTTAAAACTAAAATGCAGGGTTTTATGACGAAAATGTTTCATGGCCAAATACATTCCCATAAAACCACCTAAAAGGCTTAGAAGGAAAAATGTTTTTTCAGGAATTCGCCAGTCATTACGCACGGCCCGAATTTTATCTCTCCACATAAAAAAATAAGCGGCGATATTTATC comes from Haemophilus haemolyticus and encodes:
- a CDS encoding DUF1294 domain-containing protein, which translates into the protein MIYYLSLIIWLAAINIAAYFFMWRDKIRAVRNDWRIPEKTFFLLSLLGGFMGMYLAMKHFRHKTLHFSFKFIVVISAFLWVVIFPWLYFSFIFQYVKAI